The DNA sequence GAGGAGCATGGCCCTAATTATATACATGTAAGACATGATATTTCCATTTTAATGACTCTTATTGATAATAGGCCTTCAACTAAGTTCAACACCCGAAGCAAACTCCCATCACATGTTTAGTTATTCCCAGAAGAACTATACACTGTTGTAGTTGGTGGTCACAATATACTACTACAGTCAGAGTTACTGTGAGGAAAAACTAGATGAAAGTTATATAGGTCGAGTACGTTACACCCACGGACTGGTAGTGTCTTCAAAATGCATAGTGAAGTCAATAGCCAAAGTCTGTAGGAGTATTAAGCAAATAGAATACACTATTTGCATCAGACAACCTACctaaaaataagtagaagtgtTCTCACCAGCAGAAGTGAAGTCTGTTTCTTCCAGCAAATAATCCGCAAAATAGTATCTTAGTGCTGCTGCAATATGAATCAGTGTCATAATATACGGTGCCACAAATCCCCAAGATAGGTAGAAGTGAACAGAAAATAATGCACGGTTCATTATCCAATTCGCATGTGTTGTGTATGACTCCAAAACAAAGGTTTGCTTCCTCAAGTAATTCCAATACCTTTAACAAAATCGAAACAGTTCATAGGAGATTTAGTATATCAAGATGTAAATGACTTTTTATTAAGAGAACAATGGAAAATGTGTGCTCTACAAACCTTGAAAAATTAAGATCAGTAGCAAGAGGATGGGGGAAAACAGCAACTGGCGGGGATGTAATGAGCCTCTTATGTGCCCCTAAAAATAGAACGATGACATCTATCAGGAAAGTAGCTCAATCCCTACAAATGCATGTCAGTATCCATATTTTCCAGAATGTTTAACATTACTAAATAAACGAACTTAAAATATACAGCTACTCAAAGGCGCCATCTGTTTACAAGGCTGCTAAACACAACTAGTGTCAACTGTCAAGTGCAATCATCAAATCAATCGTTAATCACCGGATAGCAGATAGCTCATCAGGATCTcaattagttttgaaaaatagAATAATTACTACAGAAACCTTTAAGTTTAAAGGTTAAAACAATTAAACTATACTTGAACGGTCGTGACGAGAATGTGATGCTGGACCACAGGCATGCAAGATTAAAATATCAGATACCATACAAAGATCACAAAAGAATACAGAAGACTTAATAAAAGGTATCAAGATTATGTGCAGTGATACTTATAGTATAAATGTGATTTTGTTTATATGATCCATTTTGCATGTGGGAATGCTAAAATGTCCCAAATCCCAGTGTATATATACTTAGGATGGTTATAAATCTATACGTTATAACAATATAAAGGACTTCCAATTTGCACTAGTTACAAACTTTTGGAAATAAGAGTTTGTTTTGAAGACACGTCGTCATGCTAGCCATTAGTTTACAGAATACACGAAAATTTCAATCGTATAATTCCTAGAGTTGTGGACATGAGAGTTTTCACGTATTTTCagcaattatttttattgtcgATCTATGAATTCTTAAACTGACTTCAAGATTCATACTGAAAATTAAGCCAACATAACTTGGTTGTCACTTGTaagaataattttgatgattttaGGGGAAGGTCAAGTGATTCTTAATTGgtgaaatttaaaaagaaaaaagtattgAAGCCAGTCTATGATGATGTGTTTGTCAGAGACTCAGATGCGTTACCCGCTATAGCAGCAAGAGTCATATCATCAGAATAACCGCCATCACGGAGTCCTGAAACCACACCATGTCGATCTGTTCTAAAATCATCTGAATGCATCTGAAAAAGAATTTCCCCTAAGCACGACAGTAAATAGCAGGTATAAATTATATGAACTACAATGTTGAGCAGAATTAACTTGCCATCATGCATCCTCCCCACAAAAAGAATGTCCTACCACCAGTAGCAAATCCCATTGAACAGGGCTGCAGCAAATTTAAGAATGTGTCTAACTTTAAGCATATTACAATTCAAATTGTTTATATACAAGCAGAAACAAGCCAGTTATCAATATACAGCACGTTATAAAAAGGCACAGGTTACATAATATTAGAATTGAAGTGACAAAATCCAACCCTTGCATGTTGAAGTCTCTCAGTAAACATGTCATAATATCTAATAGTTGAACATGTCTCAGGACTCTGAGCAACAAAAGAACACATGAATCACAACTTTAAGTTCCACCTAATGAACACATTAATTCCCAAGAGCTGTCTTCGACATATTATGCAACATAGATGATAACACAGCCTCAAAATGCATAGaatctaataattataaattcaaatcCCATCACCCTCAACAAATACACCATTTAAATTACAACTCTATAAGAAAATTGAGTAATAATGACATACTGGGTACAAGTGTTTGTGTGTGCATGTGCAAGTGTGTGCAGACTAACTATAGAACCCAAGGTACTAGATGGCAACATACCATGTGATATTCATAGATACAGTAACTTCCCAAACTTCCAGATGGTAAATCAAGAGGGTATCCTGTTTGGATAAATATCTGCACAACATGTCCAAGcagaatataatataagaaaatggAAGCAGATTAGGATGATATCCATGGAAACCTTTTTGCTTACTTTTATTTTTCGGGGGGATTATGAATGATTAATGCCAATGATAGCAGGATTAACAAACCTCAGGATTCTTTTCCATCTCTGCAGTTAGGGCTCCAATGGAGCCTGGATGCAGCTTAACATCATCATCCAGAAACAGCACATACTTGCTGTCCTTGTGCATTCTCTCTACCCCAACCTGTACAATGCAGAATGATTGCATAAGTAGCCGTAATAAGCTAACTCTGAATTTACAGTATACAAACATCATGTCCACGGACACGGAGTAGTACAAGCAAGTAAATGATTTAAGTCCAAATGCATTACATTTAAGGTTATAACAGTTTCTGTTATGACATGCCTGAATAAATTTTTATGCCTTTGTTTTTGGGATGGATAGCTATAGTCTTGCCTTTTCATAAAATGCACTTGGCATGCCTTCTATTTCTTGTTCCTTTATTCTTTACTACTCTTGTTCTATTTAATACAATCCAGGAGTCTCTATGGAAACAGCCTAGCAGAATAGAGGTAAGGTCTGCATACGTCTTACCCTCCACAGACCCTGCTCTACAAGCGGGATCTACTGGGTATGTTTGCTTtggtttagtttttttttatgtaattatgtCATGCCTCAATAACTGTTAAGAACTGTATAATATGAGACGATTAATGACATAAGCGAGCTGATGTCATTAAGTTCACTTCATCAATTGTTACAAGAGTTCTGAGCAAGATTTGTTTTCTCAAGAAAAAGAGGCTATGCCTCAGTATAATAGACACATTACAAgtgttaattataatatatatatacacacacacacacacaaagttCTCTGCCTCTATCCTTTCTCACTTTACTGACTAATTCCCTtcaatattttatgttttctcATACTTTGTAAAAGGGCTGTCAGCTTTTCAAGGAGCATGTATTACGGATCCGGTACTTACCAACTGATTGTGAATTTTTTGACTGCAAGTTGTTGATGGGCCAGCAACAATAACCTTTGCATCAACATCATCCTAAAGACATATAACCAAGTCAGAAATTAaacattgaaatatatatatataaatttcaatctCGCAATTGAATCTTAGATAATTATCTAGAATTCAGTAATATATTAGAATCAGCTAAGATGTAGTAAGTACATGTCATTGCACAATATGTCACAAAATCTGCATCAAGAGTGCAGATGCCGAAATTCAAGCACACATAATCTACAAAATTTGTTTTAAGTGCTTGTCTCCTACATTCAGCAATTGTTAAATACATTTAGCCTCATACTCACAGGACCATCAAAATTTTCATGCATAAACCATCTTCATAAAGCTAAAGTTTCAGTGCATTGTAATAAATCGCAAAAGCAAAAGGTAAATACAACAAATGCCACTTGGCCATATATACCCagcaaatattttccaaaaattcaTGTCTTTTAGCAACATTTCTGCTACATCTACTCCAACAGTTCAACAATAAAGAAATGGATTTTTCAATCCAAACTATGATTCATCAAATATCTAGAGTAAATGTAATATACCTTAAAGTCAGATAGTAAATGAGATACAGCATGATAAGCTGGGTCTTCTGTGCTATCGACCATAAAAAGGAATTCCAGGGGACCACCATATAAGGATGTAATCTGCATTTAGTACCCGTTGATCCAGACAAATAATTAGTTTACATATATACACGTGTTGTTTAAGAGATTGTTTAGAGGACAACATGATCACCTTGACACAAATTTATCTAACATTTAAAAGATAGCAACATGTTGCAAAAAACAAACTCCCTTTTCGTCAAAAGTCAACAACTACAACTGGTTTATGAGCTTCTTACCTTTCAAGTTCTAAAGTTGCATAGATATCAGGAAAAAAGGTTTTAGCCAGGCAGGGGAAGTAATCGGGAACCTTTTTATTACAAAGCACGTCAAAAAGTCTCTGCAACCTTTATATATCTAGTTTGCTGATGTAAATCACCACAACTTGTCAATAATGCCAAGAATGACAGGCCTTGTTTGGTATCCATAATAAACATTTCTTTCTACATATGTGAaagtttcaaataaaaaaaaaatttgttactTCTCTAATTCTTTTTGGTGGCAATTGGCATTGTAAACCTTGTGATGAgatattacacacacacacaggacTCCATACATTTACAGAAATACAATCTAGTGATCTACGTGTTCCGTAATAATGACGATCTGATGCAATAAAGGCACATTCCAACTTGTTCGGACATTACTCAAGTCAAACTACAGCAAAATAGACTGTTGAGCAAATAAATACAACAAAGACTTAAAAGTTTCAGTGACTCGGAAAGAATTGCTGGCCCATACCTGAGTTCTCCAGTTGTGCAGATTATGCTCACCAAACCCTTTTAATGGCATAACAACTGTCACTCTGGGCAAGTTGACCTGCTTTGAATGCTCAAATTCATTGATATCATGATAAAGAAAAGCCAAGCTATTGCCATCTTTCATACGATTCTTCATAGTTCTTATCTCTCTATTCCTGTGAGAATTAGAAAAAGTCCAACTCCTTCAGTTCAAGAGTCTTTACTTTTGTGATCAATTCAAATCATCAAAAAGACAAATGAGTTAACATAACCACTGGACAAGATAGTACAACATCAGATATTTGAACCTGACATAAGCAGCACATGCCCATCCTATAGCGAGGAGTGAGCAAATCACATATCCCTGCAGCACCAGAAACATCTCAATCATCAGATAGGAGTAACTGATCATGCACTCCCTTAAAAATGGAACTTAAACAAGTAGATAGGCCAAGTGGACTCTAAATGTGCAATTGAACAAGAAAACACTGAAGCGCATTCTAATAACAAAGCTGGACTCTAGTGATGCAGCTGGCCAAGATAACATAAAGCacattattttttcttttgctaaGTAGAAGCACATTCATTGACAAGCCCTATCTAACTCTTGGGACTACACAGTAAAAGCACTCTAGTCTTCTATCTTTCAAATTGCTGGTCAAAATTTCGAAATCACATGGAGTTTAGTATGTATGAAGACCTTATGTCTACTCATAAAAGTAGAGAGGTTGTTCTGCAAAGATCCTCAGCTTGCACAGGGCAAAAGCATTGATAAAATACACAAGTTAGAAAACCAGATAAAAGACAAGAAAAACATACTTATATATCATGCATCAGAATAACGGATTACAAGCATGCAAAATatattggaaaatatttttaaaatacaatacaCTAAACCAAACTAACACAGAGACATAAAAGCCCAAAAAGAACCTAAACCATTACCCTATCGCTAAACCCAAAACTCCCAACTTCCGGTTGTTGAATCACCCAAACCTAAAGGAAAATCAGCAACTCAGATCCCGCATCTCAATAAACTCCTATCTAAGGCTCAGCTGCTCATTCTACTATCTACACATAACGCCTCTTATCCTCACCCCCTCAACCAACATATCTAGACACCgctgatattatgtataaagACAGTGCAAATACATTTCCATTGCAGCATCCTTATTTCAACACAATGTATTACCAGAAATAGTCAAATACCCATGTCAACATACCCCGTGCACTAGCCTACAGACGAATAACACCATTAAACCGCTACACCTCATAAAACCTCCATCGACgtgtaaaaataaattcaacCTCAATTAGCATATACTTCAATAATTCCAAACACTAGTCCAATTCACCAACTTTCCACTTTTGTTCTTGCCACAACACAACAATAAGTGATGTACATTACAATGCAACAATCAACATCCCCAAAAATCGACCCTCAAACACATAAAGTTCCAAACTTTACCACCTAAAACCCCATAACACAACCCAAAAACCCCACAAAACCAGAATTCAGATCCATCAAtatcaccaaatcaaaattcaagaaaatcttgaaaattcttgaaaatcaCCATTACAAAATTGCACACTTCACCAACCTAAAAAAACACACACCCACTAAAACCCACAAGCAGAATTAAGGGGAAAACCTGGATCTGTACAAAAAGGCCAAGAGATGAAGCACAAGCTTTGCTAGCAGAAAAGAGAAACAAATCCAGTGAATTTAATGGAGACATTGCTGCTGCATCAAtttggggagagagagagagagagagagtatgtGCAAGtgtttgtattctctttctctCAGAGAGatcaccagagagagagaggagaaaaGGGGGAGAAAAGAGAGTGACCGCGTAATTTTATAATTCGAAGAAACAGAGAGATATGATGATGAGATTCTGTAATAAAGGTACTTAATTTTGAATGCtatagtaatattttttactTAACTTGCTGCTAATCAAATTGAGTTGAATCAAGTTGAACTGGAAATGGATTCTTTTAATTCATTTCCTCCGTCCAATTGTTTACATTTCACATTAATATTGGTTTAAGAGCTCTTAAACTAATCATCATCCAGGagtttttagaaatttttgaaaatttaagagCTACTTGTCTCTCATCTCTCGCCGAAAACATTTACTAactcttaatttttatttataaatataatattaagttCTCTAACTttaattccaacatttctctttttatactttttcctcttatttatattaataaaatatattcttgtACGCCCTCACTCTATCtcaaaaattaagatttgaaaAACCGTCGTATTCATCTTTCAAGCTACTTGAGAGTGGAACCACTGGTTTCTTCTCCCGTAGAAAGCCCCAATCCTtttgttttctttcattttcggtGATTTCCTTTTAGTAAAACCCAGTTTTTTGGGTGGTTGTGTGTCTCTACTTTTAGAGTATATTTGGTTTGTCTCTCTTTGGAGTgatttgttatgtttttgtttaattatgttTGGATTCATTTTATGTTAGATCTATTGAGAATGATTTTGTTGATGTTTTTTAGAATATGGAAAGCCCGCGTCAAATATCAGCCGGTGCTAATTAGGATAGGAGCTCACTTTTCACGACCAAAATTGTTCTGTTTGGGGTTTATATTTTCAGCATGTCTATAGCTGATATCCGGCATGTCAATAGCTGAGGTCCCGCTCCTCCAATCTCAGTttatgagattagggtttttaaaCACTATTCAAACAATAGTTTTTATGTTGATAAGGTTAATTGTGATGTTGTTGCAATTTGGATCGCGTGGAAgatatttaatttcatttttagttttaaaaattttaaatttcacgTGTCAAGCGATCATGAAACAAAtcagttaattatttttagtatgttatttgttttggtCATTTGGGGTTTTGTCCCGACCGTGTGATATTCTCGTTAATGAAATTGCTTTTATTTTGAgtcaaaagaaaatatgaatacaGAGTATGTATAAAAAAGAGTATTGAAATTGTCATCTTCTTcaatgtattaacttactaggagtcgcatataatattatattttatagaatgaTTTAAGAGTATCATCAGAGATGCTCTTAGCTGGGACACTAACAATGATCAAACTTAGTATATTTTTCTTAActttgtatattataaatttattttttatttatttaaagaaagaGTTTTGATAGGAAAAAAATCTTAAAGCATAAATACTgaacaataataaaatttagtatttttttttttttgacaaatatggcttatagccttacaaatgagtatctgttctaagatattctcgaaatgagccagggtcgaacccaagacctgggacgacagaggataaacccttaaccactaggctatccaaccgtgctaaTTTAGTATTTTTAAGAGAAATAGttgtattaaatataatttctgtCAAGTTCTGAGCTAATTCAAGATTAAAAAAGTTCACTAACTTTAACTTCACCCTTGTAGTCGTGAtcttttgatttaattgttttcacaatttaattttgtttgattttggaATTTTCAAATCGCCCATTCATCCTTTTCTTATCTATATATgtagtatattttaaaaaaaaaatgtagaatCGAAAGCAACTATCTTGGTATGCTAGCTAAAATGAACACTTTTGCAAAAATCAAAATGTCAAAAATAAAGCTGGAAATCCAGTTGTTGATTTCCTAAGAAAAAACGGTAGCTTAGCAAAAGAGAACAAGTAATCAACCCAATTCTCTATAAATTAAAGcatacaaataaaataagaatacgCAACTAATATCAAATTGGGCATACAAGTATTATTGCAGAGCTAATAATTGCAGCTGTTGAACTAGATCAAAACATTTGTTTAGCTAAAACAAGCTCTGCACATGAATCATGGTTGGTGTATTTACTTATTGGTCATTGTCATATTGTCAAATTCTCGATTAATCGGATTAATTATcgataattttttatcatttgaactatttaataatatttaactaattattaactctaataatatgttaaatctCGTACACTAACGTATAAAATTATTCTTGGGAAataaatgaaatccaaatacacataaatatattCTCTCTGTCCCGGAAGATTCTTTACGTTCCTTTTTGACACGTACTTTTACGCTCCTGTAAATTATACTTACAtagtaaaaaagataaaaaaaattcctgaaaaaaaatttgatgtttaaaattttattcagaaaaagaaaaaaataaaaaatacattataaaactatacttgaCAAAAGTCTCAgaatacgtgcaaacagtgtagGGATGGATGGAGTATCAGATATCTACAGGGGTGTGCATgatgcggtttggtgcggttccggacattaaccgttaccaaaccgatgaatgcggttcggttcggttaatcatcattaaccgtaaccgcaccaactaaaacggtttttcggttgcggttaaccattagtcggttgcggttttttttcgatttttccACTACTATTTGCTCCTCTTgtgcataatgattttttttaaaaatataaaattttcatgaatatgtacaatatgttcggttactatttactattgtttctcatataggaaacattacatactttcatctaaaaaaccttaatacacaataaaaactaaaacatacatattttgacaagaaattagacgatgtcaagtcaataaaatcacccaaaatcaactaatcatgaaattcaaataaaaagttttgaaaaaaatacataaataaaaaaagtagaataggtttcataataaaatttgatcagcaGATTAACAACAGAAATATTTCTGCTTTGTGGCAAATCACAATAGCCCTAGTTTTTGATCAAGCCgctcctccaaatatttgggtgcccggttatttaagtgattcagcaagtatgcaagtatggaagaagaacctccatataaaattagctgtgaagtttaaaaatgactaaggtgctttattactattattactatatatatatatatatatatttatatttatatatatttcggttcggttaatttcggtgcggttttagcataaaaccgaaaataaaaccgcaccactaatttcgattttttatctcggttattttcggttttatttgcggtttggtttttttcggtgtggtttttcggtttttttagggtttttttgcggtttcggtttttcctgCTCGCCCGTAgatatctatattatactagCAATGACAAGATTTAGTCGCTATATGTAAAGTATAAATCTAGAAGTGTTACAGCTAATTGATGACAAAtgctttaatatttaatatatattttaagattcaaTGATATGTTTCGAGAATATTCCATGCATAAACCATTTGCTTtggaaaataaaaagatttgagGCAGACAGACAGTTGTAATCCGTCTGTTTCAGTTGTATTGCGTACAAGAAAGGCTGAAAACAGTACAAATCATAAACAAACAATTCCACCATAaaataattccttttttttttttgtctataTAAAACGAATTgtaaaattgaaaatcaaaactAATCGATTGACATACCAATTCAGGATTTATAAGAGATGTTTTTGATAAACTCAAATTTTTCTGTCAAATTAGAATGTAATCGATAAGtcgataaaatattttctaagaaTTAATCAGGAAGGAATCTTTAAAACAAGTAGTATACGTTCTAATAAATCTCGAGTCAGCAACACAGCAACAGTccgaaataatatatattctaataaatCTCGAGTGAGccagataattttttttaactccaTCTACTCTATTCTAGAAAATGAATCATCTTACTAACTTCTCTATAATCCTGACAGATGATAATGAGTTTCTTCTCTGACAGAATGTTCATCTCTTATCCCTTGGTTGCTTCTCAACAGTTTCTGGGTCAAGAAAAACATATAACATGTGGAATTATTAGTTACTAGACCATAGTTTTTGACAATTTTGCTTTTGCATAGTCATAACCGGAAACATCAGTCAATCTTGTCCTAACAAGAGGTCGAGGGTTCGAGAATCGGCATGAATTTGTGAACATTTAGATAACTGATTAAGAAGTTTTTTTTCCGAGGGGCCGGAGCTCAAAACCAGAAAAACtgccaaataattaaaatttatgtcaAACCAGGCCACCACACAAATCTGAAACTCGACAGCTATGTATACGGCCCGTTGATTCTGACAGCAAGTTGCTGACAGGATGGATATGTATAACCAAGGCAGGGATGACCACCAAATACTAATGATTTTATGTCAACCATAGAACTAGAAGTAGCTCTCAAGAACATGCTTATCATTGAAAGCTTGTTTGTTTCAGCTTATAAACCGCTCATAAGTCACAAGGCGGGGTAAGTTCTAGTCCCCAGCATTAAGTTCGTAGTTACAGAGTCGAATGAAAAGTGCTGCAATTTGTAATGTCCCTACTTGCAGTTTTTATAGCATGATGACAAACACAGTTTCAACAAGTTGGGCAGTTAACAACTAATGCAAGATATAAATACAAGAAGAGCAATCATGCCAGAGAAGAAATTATCACAACAATGAAAACAAAAGAGTATAATTCCCAGATATAAAATTTGGGTAGTGACTAGTAAGTTTCCTTGCtgaaacaataaatataaagcTACAATGAAAGATAAAATTGTCACAAGTGCAATGAATTCTAAGTCAAGCAATGGCACTTGATCACCTTTGCATTGACTAGTGCCCTGAGGGTTTCAAATTTCTATATCTATGAAAATTTTCAACTCACTTGAACTTTCTTAAGTATTGCTTGTTCCGGACAATCTACTTCTTTCCGAACATAAATCTTCACCATATCCTGTATAATAATATAGTTGGTTGATCATACCTGACATGTGGCAGATATATGGGGGGGTATGGGTAAGCTGAGCTCACCGTTGCATCTTGACTGTTAGATATCGACTAGCAGTCTGCTACTACATGTTTAACTGGAAACACCAAGCTAAGTATCTGAAATGCTAAAGCTAATATTCACTGCCCTGCCATGTGAAGACAAATTTTCTTAGGTATTAATGAATTTaagacattttttaaaaaagtaatgGTTTCCGttcaatataattctttttctaaattgaGTACTTCCTATTGTTAAGTATTACTGAAtcatcaattaaatttaaaataatcatgAATTATGGATGGTGATTTGAAAgaaacaccccccccccccccccccccccccccccaaaccaAGTAATTTCTGCATCTGCAATATATGCGTGCGTGCGTGCACTAACACTGCAGCTATACTAAACATCTTTTTTGCACATAGAAAACTCCAAAGAGCTAAAACAACTGTACAAACTAAATAATGCAACCATATTAATGTTACTACCTTTCTCtgttctttattttatttatgccCCTACTGTTTATGTATATGTATCCAATGCAGCTATATTCTTTCTTTGTGCCATAACATTCTTTTAACGCAGGAAATTCCAAATAGAATAGACTACCTTAAAACTAAGACTGATATCATATGAAAATTGAAGACTACCTGAACTGAAACTAATGAAATATATACCAATACAAGGCTTAGGGACATGCCATCCACAAGCTTCATGGTGGCAGAACACATATCTTATCTATCggctatttataggcaagcaaaGACATGCAACTTAAACTATAAGACACTCCAACGGCTTGGTCAAGTTAAACCACAAAAGATATATTTCATTAGTAGTCACCAATAATGATTAAACAGATTAGCAAAAGTTGATGATAATAAACCAAACAGAAAAAAAATACCTATGAGATAAATTCAAGGCAATTGCACTAATTTTCCGCTTCTTGTATCTGACTAACACTGTTGCTTCCTATTAAGTGATGAAGAAGCACTCCTGCTGCAACACTGACATTCAAGCTCTCTACGGCAAGAAAAGATCGAAACTCTTCAGCCGAGCATTTAGGATTGGTTTCCAAAGTCTCATCATCTTCAACTGCTGCACTTACATCTACGGGAATGTTTCCAGGTATTTTAATCAACTGAGTGCATGATCTCTCTACCAATGGCCTTAAACCAGTGCCTTCACTGCCTAATACAAGAATTGTGGGTAAACCAGAAGCAACTTCATTAAGGGGAGCAGATTTTGGGGCAACCGAACCTCCAAGAACCCTCCAGCCATTTTCAGCAGATGAAACCAAGAACTGCATCATGTTCTTACAACATCTAAGTTCCATCAACTCAAGTGAGCCAGCACTTGCTTTGCTTACAACACCGCTCAGTGGAGCAGAATTCTTTGCACACAAAACCACCCCAGCAGCACCGAAGAAGTATGCTGACCTGATAATTGCACCTAAATTTTGAGGATCCGTCACCTCATCTAAAGCTAACCATAGAAGACCGTTTCCTTCATCAGCTGGCATAGGATCCAGTTCTTTAATACTTACCATCTCCAACGGAGAAGCATCAAGCACCAGGCCTTGATGGGGACGGTTATCAGATATCATGTTGAGATCATGTTTCGATATCTCCTTTTTGCTTAAACCA is a window from the Daucus carota subsp. sativus chromosome 8, DH1 v3.0, whole genome shotgun sequence genome containing:
- the LOC108197086 gene encoding uncharacterized protein LOC108197086 encodes the protein MSPLNSLDLFLFSASKACASSLGLFVQIQGYVICSLLAIGWACAAYVRNREIRTMKNRMKDGNSLAFLYHDINEFEHSKQVNLPRVTVVMPLKGFGEHNLHNWRTQITSLYGGPLEFLFMVDSTEDPAYHAVSHLLSDFKDDVDAKVIVAGPSTTCSQKIHNQLVGVERMHKDSKYVLFLDDDVKLHPGSIGALTAEMEKNPEIFIQTGYPLDLPSGSLGSYCIYEYHMPCSMGFATGGRTFFLWGGCMMMHSDDFRTDRHGVVSGLRDGGYSDDMTLAAIAGAHKRLITSPPVAVFPHPLATDLNFSRYWNYLRKQTFVLESYTTHANWIMNRALFSVHFYLSWGFVAPYIMTLIHIAAALRYYFADYLLEETDFTSAGLLLVGLQALCTVIELLSMWNLTRIEVQLCNMLSPEAPSLSLASYNWALVFVAMLVDNFLYPFSAMRSHFSQSINWSGIRYHLKNGKIHKIERSKDKGPKFTDLGGKHLYGRRGAPAKISILGLLSKTLTHWRDPKKLDV